The following coding sequences are from one Arachis hypogaea cultivar Tifrunner chromosome 7, arahy.Tifrunner.gnm2.J5K5, whole genome shotgun sequence window:
- the LOC112702465 gene encoding protein DA1-related 2: protein MAPPSDINHFSHPCIYGDYSSSRSERRPSFMKWLSRLFKGGSNRGRGGRRLQEPDEENIAWRAPPRPFDDGSRAHNRENDDLGHAMSRSSAEDLKRPNAHEGYNWGTDNDDYGKALQAAYPPYNAAPYYPRDYRKICGGCNQEILYGNCLGCLDTYFHPDCFRCHACQYPITEREFSLSGKHPYHKSCFKELTHPKCEVCFQFIPINAAGLIEYRCHPFWSQKYCPSHEYDYTSRCCSCERLEPRNVKYYRLEDGRSLCMECMESAIIDTGDCQPLYHSIRDYYEGMNMKIGQQIPMLLVAREALNEAIVGEKNAVHHMPETRGICLSEEQTITSIHRKPRHGGHRRMTRTQNQMLVRRCEVTAILVLYGLPRLLTGAILAHELMHAWLRLKGYRNLNPEVEEGICQVLSYMWLESEVMPSTSAAAASSSYPSSSSSSSKKGAKSHVENKLGEFFLNQIANDSSPAYGGGFRAANEAVNKYGLRAILDHIRYTGLLPE, encoded by the exons ATGGCTCCTCCTTCAGATATCAATCACTTTTCTCATCCATGTATATATG GGGATTATAGTTCTTCACGCTCAGAGAGAAGGCCTAGTTTCATGAAATGGTTAAGTAGGCTTTTCAAAGGAGGGTCCAATAGAGGAAGAGGTGGCCGTCGCCTGCAAGAACCGGACGAGGAAAACATCGCTTGGCGCGCACCCCCTAGACCATTT GATGATGGTTCTAGAGCTCATAACAGGGAGAATGATGATCTCGGCCATGCGATGTCACGATCTTCAGCAGAAGATTTAAAGCGACCAAATG cacATGAAGGATATAATTGGGGGACAGACAATGATGATTATGGAAAAGCACTTCAAGCTGCATACCCTCCATATAATGCTGCTCCATATTACCCCAGAGATTATAG AAAAATATGTGGAGGGTGTAACCAGGAGATACTCTATGGAAATTGTTTGGGATGCTTGGATACTTATTTTCATCCAGATTGCTTTCGTTGTCACGCTTGTCAGTATCCCATTACCGAGCGCGAG TTTTCTTTGTCAGGGAAGCATCCATATCACAAGTCCTGTTTTAAAGAGTTGACTCACCCAAAATGTGAAGTTTGCTTCCAATTT ATTCCTATAAATGCTGCTGGATTGATTGAGTATAGGTGCCACCCCTTTTGGTCCCAAAAATACTGTCCATCTCATGAATATGATTATACATCTCGCTGCTGCAGTTGCGAAAGATTGGAG CCTCGGAATGTAAAATACTATAGACTTGAAGATGGAAGAAGTTTGTGCATGGAGTGCATGGAATCTGCTATAATAGACACTGGTGATTGCCAGCCTCTTTATCATTCTATCAGAGATTACTATGAAGGGATGAATATGAAAATAGGTCAACAAATTCCCATGCTTCTTGTGGCCAGAGAAGCACTCAATGAAGCTATTGTTGGGGAGAAAAAT GCTGTTCATCACATGCCAGAAACAAGGGGCATATGCCTTTCAGAAGAGCAGACTATCACCAGT ATACATAGAAAGCCAAGACATGGAGGCCATCGACGAATGACGAGAACGCAAAATCAAATGCTGGTTAGAAGATGTGAAGTTACAGCAATTCTTGTCCTATATGGTCTTCCAAG GCTACTCACAGGTGCCATCCTTGCACATGAGTTAATGCATGCATGGTTAAGACTTAAAG GTTACCGCAACCTTAATCCTGAAGTAGAGGAAGGTATATGTCAGGTTCTCTCATACATGTGGCTTGAGTCAGAAGTAATGCCATCAACATCTGCAGCAGCAGCATCATCATCTTATCCTTCTTCATCCTCCTCTTCCTCAAAGAAAGGAGCAAAGTCTCATGTTGAAAACAAGTTGGGAGAGTTTTTCTTGAATCAGATTGCAAATGATTCTTCCCCTGCTTATGGTGGTGGCTTTAGAGCTGCAAATGAAGCTGTTAATAAATATGGTTTACGTGCCATTCTTGACCATATTCGTTACACTGGTCTTCTACCAGAGTAG
- the LOC112702466 gene encoding uncharacterized protein isoform X2 — protein MQTEARVGVAVEGGVRKLVQPPQQKPQQLGTVSQLLAGGVAGALAKTCTAPLARLTILFQVQGMHSNVATLRKLSIWSEASRIIHEEGFRAFWKGNLVTIAHRLPYSSVNFYAYEHYKKLLKTIPVLQSHTDNVSADLCIQFVGGGLAGITASASTYPLDLVRTRLAAQTNTTYYSGIFNALQTISKEEGIFGLYKGLGTTLLTVGPSIAISFTVYESMRSYWQSNRPNDSAAVVSLACGSLSGIASSTDKESLVQELHQVSNQIDP, from the exons ATGCAAACGGAGGCTAGGGTTGGCGTGGCGGTGGAGGGAGGTGTGAGGAAGCTGGTTCAGCCGCCGCAGCAGAAGCCACAGCAGCTTGGGACGGTGTCGCAGCTTCTTGCAGGAGGAGTCGCCGGCGCCCTCGCCAAGACCTGTACGGCGCCGCTTGCGAGACTCACCATCCTCTTTCAG GTTCAAGGCATGCATTCTAATGTTGCAACTTTGAGAAAACTCAGCATATGGAGTGAGGCTTCAAGAATTATTCATGAAGAGGGATTTCGAGCTTTCTGGAAAGGAAATCTGGTTACAATTGCTCACCGCCTACCCTATTCGTCTGTTAACTTTTATGCATATGAGCACTACAAGAAG TTATTGAAGACAATTCCTGTATTGCAAAGTCATACAGATAATGTCAGCGCAGATCTTTGCATACAGTTTGTAGGTGGTGGTCTGGCAGGAATAACTGCTTCTGCATCTACTTATCCATTGGATCTTGTAAGAACACGGCTTGCTGCTCAG ACAAACACCACATACTATAGTGGTATATTTAATGCTTTACAAACTATTAGCAAGGAAGAGGGAATATTTGGCCTTTACAAGGGACTTGGAACTACACTCTTG ACTGTAGGACCAAGTATAGCAATAAGCTTCACTGTATATGAAAGCATGAGATCTTATTGGCAATCAAATAG ACCCAATGATTCAGCTGCTGTTGTCAGTCTGGCTTGTGGCAGTCTTTCAGGCATTGCATCGTCAACAG ACAAAGAGAGTTTGGTGCAGGAACTGCACCAAGTATCTAACCAGATTGACCCCTAG
- the LOC112702466 gene encoding uncharacterized protein isoform X1, giving the protein MQTEARVGVAVEGGVRKLVQPPQQKPQQLGTVSQLLAGGVAGALAKTCTAPLARLTILFQVQGMHSNVATLRKLSIWSEASRIIHEEGFRAFWKGNLVTIAHRLPYSSVNFYAYEHYKKLLKTIPVLQSHTDNVSADLCIQFVGGGLAGITASASTYPLDLVRTRLAAQTNTTYYSGIFNALQTISKEEGIFGLYKGLGTTLLTVGPSIAISFTVYESMRSYWQSNRPNDSAAVVSLACGSLSGIASSTATFPLDLVRRRKQLEGAGGRARVYTMGLFGMFRHIIRTEGLRGLYRGILPEYYKVVPGVGICFMTYDTLKKLLADISA; this is encoded by the exons ATGCAAACGGAGGCTAGGGTTGGCGTGGCGGTGGAGGGAGGTGTGAGGAAGCTGGTTCAGCCGCCGCAGCAGAAGCCACAGCAGCTTGGGACGGTGTCGCAGCTTCTTGCAGGAGGAGTCGCCGGCGCCCTCGCCAAGACCTGTACGGCGCCGCTTGCGAGACTCACCATCCTCTTTCAG GTTCAAGGCATGCATTCTAATGTTGCAACTTTGAGAAAACTCAGCATATGGAGTGAGGCTTCAAGAATTATTCATGAAGAGGGATTTCGAGCTTTCTGGAAAGGAAATCTGGTTACAATTGCTCACCGCCTACCCTATTCGTCTGTTAACTTTTATGCATATGAGCACTACAAGAAG TTATTGAAGACAATTCCTGTATTGCAAAGTCATACAGATAATGTCAGCGCAGATCTTTGCATACAGTTTGTAGGTGGTGGTCTGGCAGGAATAACTGCTTCTGCATCTACTTATCCATTGGATCTTGTAAGAACACGGCTTGCTGCTCAG ACAAACACCACATACTATAGTGGTATATTTAATGCTTTACAAACTATTAGCAAGGAAGAGGGAATATTTGGCCTTTACAAGGGACTTGGAACTACACTCTTG ACTGTAGGACCAAGTATAGCAATAAGCTTCACTGTATATGAAAGCATGAGATCTTATTGGCAATCAAATAG ACCCAATGATTCAGCTGCTGTTGTCAGTCTGGCTTGTGGCAGTCTTTCAGGCATTGCATCGTCAACAG CAACATTTCCCTTGGATCTTGTGAGGCGGCGGAAGCAACTGGAAGGGGCTGGTGGGCGAGCCCGTGTGTATACAATGGGCCTCTTTGGTATGTTCAGACACATTATTCGGACTGAAGGTCTGCGAGGTCTATACAGAGGAATTTTGCCTGAATACTACAAGGTGGTGCCTGGTGTAGGCATTTGCTTTATGACCTACGATACACTGAAGAAGCTTTTAGCCGACATTTCTGCATAA